TGGCGTTCATCGCCTTCAAGATCGCCGACCTGACCATCGGCCTGCGTGTGTCGGAAGAAGAAGAGCGCGAAGGCCTCGACATCTCCTCGCACGGCGAGACCGCATATAACAGGTAACCCCCCAAGCAATTGGCTACCCCCCAGTCTTCGCGCACTTCGTGTCGCTTCGCCAACCCCCCTGCTGGGGGCAACACCAGAGGCCCGGCAAAGCCGGTTCCTCGGTGTTTCGCGCAGAAGGCATACGAGGCGAGGGCTGGTTATAAGAACCAGAAGAAGCGACCCGTTTTCAGCAAGGTCTCCTTTGGATGTTCAGCCCGCGAGCGCTTCGGCGTCAGCGGGCTTTTTTTTGGCCTGCGGGGGAGCGGATGCACAATCCGTGGATCATGTGGACCACCCTCGAAGACAGCCTGTGCGCGCTCGGCGAATCGCCGTTCTGGCACCCGCACGAACGCTCGCTCTACTGGCTCGATATTCCGGGGCGCGCGGTGCTGCGCACGCGCGGCGAAATCGGCACCCCGGGCGCAACGGTGGAGCGCTGGGGCCTGCCGACGGAGCCTGGCTGCATGGCGCCGGCGCGAAGCGGCGGCCTGGCCATCGCGCTGCGCGACGGCATCTACCGTGCCCGCGAATGGGGCGGCGAGCTGGTCGCGATGGCGCGCGTCGAGCACGACGTGCGCACCATGCGTTTCAACGATGGCAAATGCGATGCAGCGGGCCGCTTCTGGGGCGGCTCGCTCAATGAAGCCAAGGACAAGGCCAACGCGGCGCTCTATTGTTTCGACGCGCGCACCGGCACCGGCGTGGCGCCCACGTTGACGCTGATGGCCAACGAGTCCACCACCGGCAACGGGCTCGCGTTCTCGCCCGATGCGCGCACCCTCTATTGGGCCGACACCGCGGCGCATGTGGTGTGCGCCTGGGACTGGGACGCCGAAGCCAATTCGCTCTCGCGCGCCCGCGTGTTCCACCGGTTCGAGCCCAAGCCCGAAGGCTGGACGCCGGACTCTTCCGTGCGCTACGAAGGCCGGCCGGACGGCGCAACGGTCGATGCAGCGGGCCACTATTGGGTCGCGATGTTCGAAGGCGCCCAGTTGCTGCGCTTCGCGCCGTCGGGCGAGATCGTGG
The Variovorax sp. OAS795 genome window above contains:
- a CDS encoding SMP-30/gluconolactonase/LRE family protein, which codes for MWTTLEDSLCALGESPFWHPHERSLYWLDIPGRAVLRTRGEIGTPGATVERWGLPTEPGCMAPARSGGLAIALRDGIYRAREWGGELVAMARVEHDVRTMRFNDGKCDAAGRFWGGSLNEAKDKANAALYCFDARTGTGVAPTLTLMANESTTGNGLAFSPDARTLYWADTAAHVVCAWDWDAEANSLSRARVFHRFEPKPEGWTPDSSVRYEGRPDGATVDAAGHYWVAMFEGAQLLRFAPSGEIVGSVPVPVQCPTMPCFGGDDLKTLFVTSGRKGRPAAEIERYPASGAVISMRVDTPGLPVNFFED